The nucleotide window TGGATCTTCCGCTTTCGCTTCGGATTATAAAGAGGAAACTACAATGGCAAGAAGGGTTTCGTGACGCAGGGGAGTCGGCTTTTTGTTCAATGAAGAAGGCTTTTTCTTCAATGGTTTTTATAATCCGAGAGCTTCATAGTTACACTTTGCAGATGCGAGAGCTTTTGTTTTATGAAGATTTACAAGGGGTTCTTGTTAGAGTTCAAAAAGAGATGCACGCTTCGTTTGTTTGGTTGTTCCAACAGGTCTTTTCTCATACGCCCACTTTGATGGTTTACGTGATGGTCCTGTTAGCTAATTATTCGGTTCATTCTATGGGAAGCACCGCTGCTCTGGCTGCAGTAGCAGCGCCCAGTTCCCCATCTGCCTCTTATGTTTCTGTGGTTAAAGATCAGAAGCACCCAAAGTTCGATTTTTCATCTATAAAGCCGTTTTCAGTAACGTCATCGAGCGGGAAAACCACTTCCATCGGCGGAAACAATGGCGGCGGTGGAACAGCCAGGCCCATCGCCAGTGGGACCGACGGAGATGGACTCTTCAATGCAGCAGAGCAGTTCAGAACCATTGTTCCCGATGGTGCTTCCCAGTTATCATCTCCAGGAACAACAGGTGAATCGCAAACAGCGTCATCAACTTCAGGACGAGTAACTAGAGAAGAAGAGCTCAGCCTTTGGAGCACTATCGTTGATGAAGCTTCAAAGATGCAAGCTTTATTCAGTGATGAAACGATTGATAATGAAACCATTAGGAGTTTCATTTCACCTGTAATGGCAAAGATGGAACCAGATGACTCTCATGATGATTACTTAAAAACAGAGCTTCTTTATAAAACAGAGTTGTCACAAGAGCCTAACAATCCTCTCCTCCTTGCCAATTATGCCCAGTTTCTCTACCTTGTTGTACGTGATTATGACAGGTACGAAATCTTTGCAATCTTTCATTTAATTGATAGTATTAGTATTCAATTTTCTCTTTGGCTCTTGGTGGAAAACTAAAATGCAGTACCGACTCAATTGATTCAGCTGAACAAGTTGGAATTGCAAATTACAATAATATCTATTTATTGTCCTATTATTTCTGACTGCGCAGAAATAATTTATAAAGAATCCTTTAAAAATGTTATCAACCTTGTCGTTTTGCTCATACTTAAGATGTGGGTTTTTCTTGAATCTTTGATAGAAGAGGAATGTGTGGTGCATGCAGCTTCATAGCTTTCCCGTCCATGGCAACTATGAAAATATCCCCTCATCTATCACCTTTATGCACGTGACTTGTCACGTGCTGAACTCAGAAAAAATATCACCTTTTTACTTTTTCCCTTCTCCGCATGCTAATATGACCTAATCGTTAGATTTTTGACTTGGAAAAAGATTTGAACTTTACTTGGGGATGATGTGATTACATTTATTTACAGCTGTTTTTGGCTAATGGTACgcctttttcttttaaaaatttgtgCGGAAACAGAGCGGAAGAGTACTTCAAGAAAGCGATAGAAGTAGAACCAGCGGACGGTGAAGCATACAGTAAATACGCTAGCTTTTTATGGAGAGTGAGGAAAGATTTGTGGGCAGCTGAGGAAACTTTGTTGGGAGCCATATCAGCAGATCCTGCCAACTCTTATTACTCAGCATACTATGCTCATTTCCTGTGGAATACTGGTGGAGACGACACTTGTTTCCCTCTTACCTCTCCAGACACTACCCAAAAAGAATCTTAATATCTATCCCCTTTATGTATATAAAGGGAAATGAAGATGACCCACCAAAGCAAATCATATGGACAAAGGCTAAATAAGGTATGATTTAAAGTTTTAATGGCGGCGGCGGTGGTGGAGGTATGCTTGGGGGATTGCAGGGTTTCACGTGAGGAAGTGAAATGCATGGAAGTTGGCGACAATGGGAAAACTTGGATCAGTAGTGTGCGGTGTCGTATGCCAGAGCTAGGCAAGGCTGGCACTCAGGACCTACTGTTATTGGGGGACTTTGGGTTCACAGTTCAAAttattgggtttttttttttttttttgggttttgacaCCAAACCACATGAAAAATTGTAATTAGTACTTTTAACTATATTTTGTTAATATAAGaaccatttttaaatttttttatttaaatgtctgtatttaataaattttaaaatgtatagTGTTAGCATCTTCATGTGCATTTTATAGTTGCTTTTCCTCGTCTCCTTACGTTTCGCATGCTTTCCACTAAATATATGTTCGTTTTACGATGAAGAAGGAagtatttaacaaataatatgaGAAGCTAGTTGTATTGGATGACAGGGAGAAGGGAATAATtgcagagaaaaaaaaaacctgatTCATTTTGTCTGACTACATCTTTTGTAGTTTTGGCAGCGTAATTTGTAAAGTCTATTACTAAAGCAGTTCAATTAGGGCTTAAATTGGAGCCTTTTTTACTCATTCCGTAGTGGGCTTCGTGCTGATTGTTAAGCTCGAGGGCTGAAAAAGATGATAACAGCGAGCTAGATGATGCATAGATGGAGGCTTGatgaaattttggttttaaggagAATTGAATTAGGTCATAGAGGATTTGATTACATCAATAAAAGTAAACAACTTACCGCTTCCTCAAATTTTCGTTAAAGCTAAAGTTATGGATGTTTCTTTTCATCATGAATCAGGATAAAAACCTTAAAAAGATTGTAGGTTATTATTGTGGGGAAGATGGACATAGTAGACCTCATTGTTATAAAATGATATGAGTTTGGAAGAAGTTCAACTTAATTGCAAAACTCGTTAGAAGAATGAATGAAATAAGAAGACCGCAACAAGGTAGATTTGGGTAAGGAAGGATTGATTTGAGTAATGAAGATCAACATTTGATTGATGCTCGTGTGAAACATAAAGTTGCAACTCATGATGACAATGTTAAAGATTTATTGAGCATTGGAAAAACATCATCTAAGGTTTGCAAAAAAGACTATTGTTATTCCACGAGCTATAACTCTTATTGATAAGGTTACTTTAACACCTCTAACTTGGATCGGTCATCAAACCCGAGTTACAAGATGATACCATAATCACCGGAACAATCACACACAAATTATATCATTCAgttcaatttaaaaataaaaacatcaaataaTTCCAATTACATGCACATTAGTATTTCTGAATATAATTAGAACTAAATCGAGTTTGTAGATGTTAGGATTttaacccgattaagcaacgaacaagaaaatagcggaataaattgagaaattgaacacacaaatttaacgtggaaaaacccctccaaagaggataaaaaaccacgggcaaagataattttactataatggcaaaagaacgaagagtacaaaagagggagataaaaactaaaccccgaaaacccgaaaacaaagaacccacaaaacgtaaacacaaaattctctaaatgtgttatgagttctaatctctaatgggtgttttctaaggttgtaaaagagcctatttataggctaaattcataagtcaaataatagtaaaataatctaaactaatcggtgtttgattgaaacaagtaaatgaGTTTAAGcgaaagactatttttcaaatttgactgaaaatagagtcatatttaacaaatctccaccttgactcatatttccacaacaccatctttgccaaagccatacgagcctatcttgaactatgcaggaaTTAAGcgagtcgaatttgtgcttagaaattggaagacttctagcctttgaCTTGTACACTTTGCCAGATCAAAACTAACCTGTGTCGATTTTCACGAACACGGtgctaacttttcaaaacctgcatctaaagagaacctctcttcaacgaaacagtcataccttttccctcctatgaccaagttgcctccgctccaaacaagttgacttcaactccgtaacggacgagggacgtccgatttcaccggtcactgtataaccttccagaatataaagatcgccggttcttttaccttttaacaaaacgagagctccacgagatactttaataccgctcgactcgatgttgattttgcatcctttcaagtctaaaatacttaaggagatgagattctttcgtaaatcaggtacatatctgacatctgagagtgtcctaatcatcccatcgtgcatcttaattttaacagtaccaataccaattaccttactagatgaatcgtttcccatgcgcacaactccaccttcaattgaactgtatgtggagaaccattctctattgggacacatgtggaaagaacatcttgaatctaggatccactcggacgtgagcttggtgttatcacttgttgacactaacaagaaattatccccattttcatcggccaaattagcaccagctacatcttcctcgttactctcagcagcttttttatttcgcagtttataacaatctgctttgacgtgacctaactttttacaatagcgacaccttttatctcgtttctttgatgctaccaaaacggaagcttgcctatctgtcttgctatccaaatgaagctcattgtcgagtttgtctctactaaACAAAtaacccttcacatcttcgaacgagagtttgtctctgccataaatcagcgtctccctaaaagacttgtatgaagggggtaaagagcacaataatagcatagcctgatcttcatggtcaatatgaacctcaacattctttaaatcatttaaaagagtaatgaattgactgatgtgatctctaagaagctcaccttcgttcatgcgaaacgtaaatagacgttgtttcaacactaaacggttagccagagacttagtcgcataaagagtttctaaccttttccacaaggcagatgaggtcttctccatcaatacctcctgcaatactgTATTtgtgaggcacaactggattgcagataaagccttttcatcaagctcttcccattctgttttatttagattctcaggctttttcccgataacaacctttttcaagcctgattgaactagaattgccatcatccgaacttgccacagattgaaatttatctcaccatcgaacttctcaatttcaaaccttgtcgTTGTCATCTCTGAacgggctgatctatgaaaattgaactagctctgataccacttgttaggattttaacccgattaagcaacgaacaagaaaatagcggaataaattgagaaattgaacacacaaatttaacgtggaaaaacccctccaaagaggataaaaaatcacgggcaaagataattttactataatggcaaaagaacgaagagtacaaaagatggagataaaaactaaaccccgaaaacccgaaaacccgaaaacaaagaacccacaaaacgtaaacacaaaattctctaaatgtgttatgagttctaatctctaatgggtgttttctaaggttgtaaaagagcctatttataggctaaattcataagtcaaataatagtaaaataatctaaactaatcagtgtttgattgaaacaagtaaacagagtttaactgaaagactatttttcaaatttgactgaaaataggagtcatatttaacagtaGATACAATAGAATATATTCGGGCATGAATAATgaccaaaatgtaattttaaaaactttggaAATAAATATCAATACTTAATAATGATGTCGATATCGTTTTGGCATTCTGCCAAATTTGGAATTTTGAAAACAATATCATTTTATCAATACCTTTAAAAAGTATTGTTCTTTGACAAATAAGTATGGATACTCTTTATAGGTATCGATACAAATTGGCATTTTGTTCATTTTAAAAACTGTTCATTTAGTCAACTATTGATACTTTGATCcttggtatcgatactttttccCAAATGGTCAAAAATCACAAGTTTTATGGTACATTTCATGCCCAAACCAAAGCCCTTTTAAAATGGTG belongs to Gossypium arboreum isolate Shixiya-1 chromosome 7, ASM2569848v2, whole genome shotgun sequence and includes:
- the LOC108481512 gene encoding uncharacterized protein LOC108481512, which encodes MVVEVAATARLQWSKPIPPQPPSSSQALVSATSSPSVLCLKSVRRSAMFGAHSTTLQRSRCREFLYPRSRTLKRACSASLVDDFSDEEFSKKIQELAPKFQSPDDSDKPISKVNMKDLDSESLKPSWLERGEEIIPSNIERKANSVDLPLSLRIIKRKLQWQEGFRDAGESAFCSMKKAFSSMVFIIRELHSYTLQMRELLFYEDLQGVLVRVQKEMHASFVWLFQQVFSHTPTLMVYVMVLLANYSVHSMGSTAALAAVAAPSSPSASYVSVVKDQKHPKFDFSSIKPFSVTSSSGKTTSIGGNNGGGGTARPIASGTDGDGLFNAAEQFRTIVPDGASQLSSPGTTGESQTASSTSGRVTREEELSLWSTIVDEASKMQALFSDETIDNETIRSFISPVMAKMEPDDSHDDYLKTELLYKTELSQEPNNPLLLANYAQFLYLVVRDYDRAEEYFKKAIEVEPADGEAYSKYASFLWRVRKDLWAAEETLLGAISADPANSYYSAYYAHFLWNTGGDDTCFPLTSPDTTQKES